The window atttctatttttgcagAAGGGGATCCGAAAGTAGGTCGCTTTGGGATGgctttaaggatttttttttttttttttttttttttttgagtaccGGCTTTAAGGATTTCACTTGGGAAATTTTGGGCACTCAAATGAAGATTTCTCAGGGACGAGACTCTCGAGCTAGGTTATCCCCATGCCCCCACCTTTCACAGAAAACTGCAGTCATGCGTTTAGAATATGTCTGGATTTGTTACTACTTTTATATTGGACTTGATctagattaattaaaataaacagaCAAGCCCTTACTTTCTAAATAAATTTCACGTGCGGTTGTCCCAACATTGGTATATCTTGCTATAAGATCTCTAAACTTTTGTTGTTGGGTTAATATGGAAGTGCATGACAAGtgtctatttctgttccagaaataattttttttattccagacttgtttttggaatagaaattcatttgataaacttatttcgtttttctatttctagaatagatttctattccagaaatagatttggaatagaaatcagaagtataaattttctacttttctatttctggaacataaatgagaaataaaaatttctctcATCATTTGTCAACCAGTCCTTCATCCATTGCCACCGATCATCGTCTGTTGGTCGCCAGCTGCCAGCTGGCCCCTGTCGCCGGTCGTCGCCGTTGTCCATCACCGCTATTCGCTACCGTccgaaatgaagaaattttgtgtcgttatcaaacgaatttttatttttatagtagaaattttgtgtcgttatcaaacgaatttttatttttatagtagaaattttgtgtcgttatcaaacggttatttttgcttagaaacttttctaaaaatagaaataaaaaatatatttctgttccaaaaactatttctgaaatagaatggTTGTCACGCGTGCCTTATACATTTGTccttaaactttcaaaaaaatatcatatattACCCCATAAAATTTTCATCATGTTATAGCCGCTAAGCTTTCGTTATATCTTTGTATTATCATGTGCAATATATGCGACTTTTAAAggtaaaaatgtattttcatttaatttttttatggaaatgtCTCTTTTGCCCTGATTTCTATAAAGAAAATGGAACCATAGAGAAACCAAACTTTTAatatcgatatatatatatatatatatatcaacatATAGAAACTGTTAAACTCGATGGATAAATTAATGGAACTAATATgtcattttaataaaaagaaatgcgaTTAATTAAAACGGAAAAGGGGCCCATAACAAAAAGGTCTAAttaatgcaaaataaattttattgaaaaaaaaattatataagaagATCACATTGGATTTCAGTTAACCATATGCTTTATAAGTTTTTCTTGTCGAAACATATCCTTTttctatgaaattttaatatttttattaatcaatcaCTTTCTATATCAATTAACCCTCTTAAGTATACATAATGAGTAACCAATTTTCGTCATTTCACCTTTGCTGTTGAGACCTTTtccaatttctattaaatttttgtTTACTCTTTCTTTGAAATATGTCATTTAGATCTATTAAAGTGGCTATGTTTGTCAAATTTCAGTAAGTTCCTATTGCTTAATATTGTTGTTGATACTTATTTTTTCTATCAATAGTACTTCAGTTAATTTATCTTTTGCCCATTTTCTGTACTACTCATTTTTATACAGAAATTAAGGGTAAAAGAGAAATTCCTCTTAAAAAACGAGATGATGATAAACTTTTATACCTTAAAAGTCATGTGCAATGCACATGCCGACAGAAAAAATAACGTGAAGTCAATGGCTATAGCGTAACGAAACTTCACGAGGGGTGTTATGTAACTATTGAAACTTCACGAGCGAGGGGTTACCGCTCAAAGTGCAGAGGGTCTCATGTAGATTTCCCCTTCATTTTAATAACTTAGAGCActaaatttctttctttggtaAATGCAGTTTGACCAGGATCCGATCAAGCATAGATAGACGGTAGACCTACAACGCTCGGGGAGGAATTCTTCTATCGGGGTAAGTTTTAGAGTATGACCAGCTTGGTAGGCCCGTCATTTTAAATAGCTGGATTCGGGTCTCCAGATCACGGAAGTTATGGCGGAGTAGACTTTATTTAGGACGCTGCTCGGCGTCGCGGATTAGATTCCTTCAAAATTTGGAACTGGATGACTTAGCAAAATCTAACGTAAGATTCCAATTCCACTTTTCCATCGTAAAAAAAGTAACCCAAAAAACCAAGGCAACATCTCCTAAGCTCCACCTCCTGTTTCCtctcgccgccgctgccgccacgACGTAATTGCTGCCACcgtcgttctctctctctctcaccgcGACTTGTTTGGGGCCGTGCAAGGCGGGTGACTTTTGTCGGAGCAAATGGAGGAAGGTTGCAACCTCTGTCAACTCACTGCAACGGAGGTTGCTCACCGTGCACAAACCCCCAATGTAGTGTTCTCTTGAGTTTGACGATCTCCACAGTTGCAGTCACAACTTCCATCATAGCTGGTCAACAACCTCGATCATTTACGACTGTAGCATTATCATCATATCCTATCATCATACATCTCATAAAAGATAGTGTAGTAAAGCATCAATACCGATTCATTCATAACTATATGAATCTCTTCACAAAATAGAAGAATCGTATTTGAGAATTTCATCTCATACAGGGGGTGAGGGAGAGAGTTAAGGCTCTTGGCGGATGAAGCCACGACAATATTGGCAGATGGAGGTGCGACGTGGGGCTCGTGACGGCAACAAGGGAGTCGTGACCAAGGGCGGGCGGCGATGGACGGTCTACGCGGTGGTCTTCTGCATCAATGGACGCTCGGGgagggaaggaaaagagaagacaGGGCAAACAAAAAAACACATCCAAATAATTGTACAAAAATGCTACTATTCCTAGAACTACGATCACTTGGAATGAAAATCTACTTTCAGATTGGTAATCAAATATGAAGAGCTTAAATAAAATAGTTACTTTTATATGCtaagaaagggaaaattgtccaaaaagtcctaaacctattgcagttTTGCCAATTCGTTATATGAAcctttttaactttgccaattgagtcataaacctttttacttcttgccaattaagttcatctggccaattttggccggaaaatgctgtGTGGATGCCGGCGGTGCCACATAGGACTGCCCCGGccgacatggacaatttttaataatatttaaatttttaaaattttttgaattttttattttatgtttttttccttttattttatttttttctttttagccttTTCGGTGGCCGGCCACTAGCCATACCGGTCGGGCGGCCTCGCTCGCCACGGGCGAGGCCCGGCCGAGGGAGGCGCcccggccccggcgagggccgcctgGCCCTGGGTGAGGGTCGCCTCGCTagctcggcgaggctcgccctcccAGAGAGCTCGACCTCGCTCGGGGCTCGCTTGCCCGGGCGAGGCCCGGTTTGCCCGGCGTCGCTCGGGTGAGGCGAGGCCCTCGCTAGGGGTGGGGGTGAGCGTTGGCCTCGCCGACACCGGGCGAGGGGAGCCCCCCTCGCGGGCGGGGCTAGACCTCGCTAAGGCTCGGCCGGgagggccgacctcgccggatttggTCCAGGCGAGGTCGATCGCCTCGGTGAGGGCTCCGCACCGGATCGCGAGGCCGCCCCACGGGCTAGGCGGCCTCGCTCGGTGTCGCCGTCACCGACCGGGCCTCGcctgtggcgggcgaggccaccCGACCGGCTATGGTGGCCGGCCGTCGCTTGTGGCTATCGGTGGCCAAAAAGCCAccggaaaaagagagaaagaaaaagaaaaaaaaattcaattttttttaaaattaaaatattattaaaaaaaaattgtccacgttagcatttttcggctaaaattggccggatggacttaattggcaagaagtgaaaatgtttaggacttaattggcgaaattaaaaggtttatgactgaattagcaaaactgcaataggtttaggacttttggacaattctccCTACTAAGAAGCATTTTAAGTTATTGAAGGtacttttggagaaaataaaaataaattcgtCCAAAGTCCTGGAGCATAAAATGCAATTAACTCTCGTTTGTTACATCATGTGTTAAATTttgtaattgaattgatatcggTGATGtaaatagaattttttgaaTGACAATTTTAAAGTTTGAAATGCACAAGAGAAATGAAGAGTTAACCATAAAAGAATGACTCATTGGTGCAAAGAAGAACCCtctattgcatttaaaaaaagagatgaaaagtCACGTGCATTGCACACtctaatagaaaaaaagaaacgaaaagtcAATGGCTATAACGAGAGTTCATAGGGTATTATGTAATTGTTGAAAGTTCGACGAGGAGCGCGAACCGCTCCAAAGTGCAGCGGGTTTCGTGTGGATTCCCCCTTCATTTTAATTACTTAGAGCActgaatttctttctttggtaAGGGCAGTTTGAACAGGATCCAATCAAGCATAGATAGACCTGCAAAGCTCGGGCAGGAATTCTTTGTTCGGGGTAACTTTTTATTAGAATATGACCAGCTTGGTAGCTTCGTCATTTTTAAAATGGGTGGGTTCGGGTCTCCAGATCATGGAAGTTATGGCGGAGTAGACTTAATTTAGGAAGCTGCGAAGTGGGTCGTGCATGGCAGCGAAGTCGGTGGTCGCTTCTGGGGTTAATGCGCGCGTTCGGAACATGCGAGCACATGAAGCGAAACACGAAGTGCGCCGATGATTCTTCTGCTTCAAGATGCTGATCTCACTTTGGAATTCCGATGCAGACACCAGCAGAGCAAAGAGAATCTTAGTACAGTTCTTTTATGAGGTTTTGACTTTGCGAAGCCGGCTTTCCAGGAGCTTTAGATTAGATTTAGATCCAGTCCTCATTATAAATATTGGATGCAGAGACTCGGGTTTCTTGCCATCACCTCAAGAAAGAACACAGTCGATCTGCAGAAATTAATTTGTTTCCGAGGTTTTGTAGTCTTTCTGAGAGTGTTTGTGCGACACACGCATCATGGCCACTCTCGGTTTCTACTGTGTCGTAATCTTCTCCTTGTTGTTTGTCAAGGGTGGCCAGGCTGACCTCTACGGATCTactccgccaccgccgccggacTCGGTTTCTGGCAAGGACTTTCCTCAGTCGGTGCTCTGCAACGACCCGCAGAGTAAATGCTTCGGGGCTCAGATCTCCTGCCCCAGCCAGTGCCCCAGCTTCAAGCCATCCAACTCCCAGGACAAAGCTTGCTTTGTGGACTGTAATTCCAGGAACTGTGAAGCTCTATGCAAGAGTATGTAGCGCGTTTCCTTACTTTTCTGATAGGATGGTATTGTTCAAGGAGTACTAATTGTTTCCGTTTTGAATCGCAGGGCGAAGGCCGAACTGCAATGGGATCGGAGCAGCATGCTATGACCCCAGGTTCGTCGGGGGCGATGGCGTCATGTTCTACTTCCACGGCAAGACAAACGAGCAATTCAGCTTGGTGTCCGACGTCGATTTCCACATAAATGCCCGGTTCATCGGCCGCCGACCCCAGGGGAGGACGCGCGACAACACATGGATCCAAGCCCTAGGCCTGATGTTTGGTCCCCACACCCTCACGCTGGCCGCCAACAAGGTCGCCCGATGGGACAACGAAGTGGACCAACTCGTCCTAACCTACGATGGCAAGCCGCTGCTCCTCCCTCCGGGCCAGCTTTCCGCTTGGACCGCCCCGGACGGCAGGCTCTTTGTCGAAAGGACAGCGAAGTTCAACAGCGTCACGGTGCTGCTGCATGGCTCCGTCGAGATCTCAGTCAACGCTGTCCCTGTGACGAAGGAGGACGACCGCATCCACAAGTACCAGATACCGGACGACGATTGCTTCGCCCACTTGGAAGCACAGTTCAAGTTCCTTCGCCTCTCTGACCAAGTGGAGGGTGTCTTGGGCCAGAC of the Eucalyptus grandis isolate ANBG69807.140 chromosome 10, ASM1654582v1, whole genome shotgun sequence genome contains:
- the LOC104422214 gene encoding uncharacterized protein LOC104422214 gives rise to the protein MATLGFYCVVIFSLLFVKGGQADLYGSTPPPPPDSVSGKDFPQSVLCNDPQSKCFGAQISCPSQCPSFKPSNSQDKACFVDCNSRNCEALCKRRRPNCNGIGAACYDPRFVGGDGVMFYFHGKTNEQFSLVSDVDFHINARFIGRRPQGRTRDNTWIQALGLMFGPHTLTLAANKVARWDNEVDQLVLTYDGKPLLLPPGQLSAWTAPDGRLFVERTAKFNSVTVLLHGSVEISVNAVPVTKEDDRIHKYQIPDDDCFAHLEAQFKFLRLSDQVEGVLGQTYRPGYRSPVKRGVSMPIMGGEDKYKTSSLISADCKYCIFSMPDSQTATIKSIVLDPSMAMIDCTSKISPGHGLVCRR